A window of the Lolium perenne isolate Kyuss_39 chromosome 7, Kyuss_2.0, whole genome shotgun sequence genome harbors these coding sequences:
- the LOC127313924 gene encoding uncharacterized protein produces MSQRRQAAFPADGEQQAAQEARARSLGVRAVMLVQWRAAHVQYMYYHIHKHPREMHQREPDNTSSSLVAALLRSGSNSPVDWLQESQNVPSPETITSHRHRNANLKATSLIFSPSSRPHHSPSPTCRQLLRPGGCRCSPHRRRGIAAGRPARSPTASSAPRVTASFFPDDTGDLDLLLCRYAPPGAAPARFPFRVITEADGLRAPRLLLPLYPPMSVASCLAPPPPRLPRGRAGPSTPPPSQLGFGPSSRAAPAKGRRLVHISCFRQEQDGSAASDDGTGFKYIGRVEMPGDKEVKGGEGGSSNEEEQSYESRDLFVILLKIKENLQERVSRFWNERWMVPWTGQTIAQVMFLWIATFWLVGSWIVPFLAHAAGFSKETLTHRGQALYSLVTDITEGLAGIAIIHQCLGRFRPLPPGWFEFKLKGRWHWDVALGCLLFPLVNLLSHINISLVHMSSGPVVGVSSVEQSIVARDPVAMALYAVVVTVCAPIWEEIVFRGFLLPSLTRYMPLPMSILVSAAAFALAHFNVQRVLPLIFLGVVMGGVFARSRNLLASMVLHSLWNGFVFLDLMK; encoded by the exons ATGTCACAGAGGAGGCAGGCGGCGTTCCCTGCAGATGGGGAACAACAGGCGGCGCAGGAGGCGAGGGCGAGGAGCCTTGGCGTGCGGGCGGTGATGCTCGTGCAGTGGAGGGCGGCCCAT GTACAATACATGTATTATCATATCCACAAGCACCCACGTGAAATGCATCAACGTGAACCAGATAATACGAGTTCAAGCCT TGTTGCTGCTCTTCTCAGAAGTGGATCTAACTCACCTGTTGATTGGTTGCAGGAGAGTCAGAACG TCCCAAGTCCAGAGACGATCACGAGTCATAGGCATCGCAACGCGAATCTCAAAGCCACCTCCCTTATCTTTTCCCCATCGTCACGACCTCACCACTCTCCCTCCCCCACCTGTCGTCAACTGCTCCGTCCCGGCGGCTGTCGTTGCTCGCCGCACCGCCGACGCGGCATCGCCGCCGGCCGGCCAGCCCGCTCCCCCACGGCCTCTAGCGCGCCCCGCGTCACCGCAAGCTTCTTCCCTGATGACACTGGCGATCTCGATCTGCTTCTCTGCCGGTACGCGCCACCGGGGGCTGCGCCTGCGCGCTTCCCCTTCCGCGTGATTACAGAGGCGGACGGCCTCCGTGCTCCACGCCTCCTCCTCCCACTCTACCCACCGATGTCCGTCGCCTCCTGCCTAGCCCCTCCCCCACCGCGGCTCCCGCGTGGTAGGGCTGGGCCCTCCACCCCTCCCCCCTCCCAGCTCGGATTCGGGCCTAGCAGCAGGGCTGCTCCCGCCAAG GGACGGAGGCTGGTTCACATCTCGTGCTTCAGGCAGGAGCAGGATGGGTCAGCGGCATCTGATGATGGCACCGGCTTCAAGTACATTGGGCGGGTGGAGATGCCTGGGGACAAGGAGGTGAAGGGGGGAGAGGGTGGGAGCTCCAACGAGGAAGAGCAGAGTTATGAAAGTAGAGATCTGTTCGTTATTTTGCTCAAG ATAAAGGAAAATCTACAGGAAAGGGTATCCAGATTTTGGAATGAACGCTGGATGGTACCTTGGACTGGACAAACTATTGCCCAG GTCATGTTTTTGTGGATTGCCACATTTTGGCTCGTGGGTTCGTGGATAGTGCCATTCTTGGCTCATGCTGCTGGCTTTAGCAAGGAAACATTGACGCACAGGGGGCAAGCATTATATAGCCTTGTGACGGACATAACTGAAGGCCTTGCTGGGATTGCTATCATTCACCAGTGCCTTGGTAGATTCCGTCCCCTTCCTCCAGGTTGGTTTGAGTTCAAATTGAAGGGCAGATGGCATTGGGATGTAGCGTTGGGATGTCTGCTATTCCCATTGGTTAATTTGCTTTCTCACATCAACATCAGCCTAGTTCATATGTCGTCAGGGCCAGTCGTCGGGGTATCCAGTGTAGAGCAATCCATTGTTGCCCGTGACCCAGTGGCGATGGCCTTGTATGCTGTGGTAGTCACTGTGTGTGCACCTATATGGGAAGAGATTGTGTTCCGTGGTTTCCTTCTCCCGTCTCTAACACGATACATGCCTCTTCCAATGTCGATCCTGGTAAGTGCCGCAGCATTTGCGCTGGCGCACTTCAACGTTCAAAGGGTATTGCCGTTGATATTTCTTGGTGTTGTGATGGGAGGTGTCTTTGCCAGGTCACGCAACCTATTGGCATCGATGGTGCTTCATAGCCTTTGGAACGGTTTTGTATTCTTGGATCTGATGAAGTGA
- the LOC127313922 gene encoding kinesin-like protein KIN-7A codes for MVASRPPGTPNTKIERTPTRTPGGSARPKEEKIFVTVRVRPLSKKELAVKDQAAWECADGQTIIYKGPPQDRAAPTSYTFDKVFGPSCQTDLVYEDGAKDVAMSALTGINATIFAYGQTSSGKTYTMRGVTESAVCDIYRHMENTPEREFVIKISAMEIYNEVVKDLLQPESGPLRLLDDPEKGPIVEKLDEQIAKDREHLRHLIGICEEQRQVGETALNDTSSRSHQIIRLTVESKLREVSGCVKSFVATLNFVDLAGSERVAQTHAIGARLKEGCHINLSLLTLTKVIRKLSSEKRSGHIPYRDSKLTRILQLSLGGNARTAIICTMSPALTHVEQSRNTLFFAACAKEVTNTAKVNMIVSDKQLVKHLQTEVARLEAELQTPDRASSSEILRIEKDRKIRQMEIEMEELKKERDNACSQLEELRKKMGDNQQGWNPFDSPQNARKCLTFSGSLQPSKMIKIRNSIRQSSTAPLTLKHEIRKLEQLQQQLEVEANRAIEVLHKEVECHKHGNQDAAETIAKLQVEIREMQSVRPENRDVEMITDDGNGSDLKDEISRLHMQDNDIAKLEAKLENVQKSLDKLVMSLPNVGTQCNESSTKSNASKKKRRVFLPMGMNNINKAIRAPCSPHSSSRPSESDVENKAPDGHTVSHGDSEKATPMKNEENGDVSSRDGTPRNRRSSSVNMKKMQRMFQNAAEENVRNIRDYVTELKERVAKLQYQKQLLVCQVLELESNEGKQNDMEEDLEETSGCLQDGLEPWDGLFKAQMQHIIQLWDLCHVSIIHRTQFYRLFRGDRADQIYIEVEVRRLLWLQQHLDEVGDASPAGPGDDLAVSRASSIKVLRNEREFLARRMGSRLTEEERERLFIKWQVPLEAKHRKLQLVNKLWTDPDDQVHIEESADTVARLVGFCEGGNISKEMFELNFAVPACRKPWLMGWRPISNRIKERAQTLVTQTIRP; via the exons ATGGTTGCATCAAGACCACCAGGCACCCCTAACACCAAGATTGAGCGCACACCAACCCGTACCCCTGGGGGCAGCGCCAGGCCCAAGGAGGAGAAAATATTTGTCACGGTAAGGGTGCGGCCATTGAGCAAGAAGGAGCTGGCCGTCAAGGACCAGGCTGCCTGGGAATGTGCTGACGGTCAGACAATTATATACAAGGGCCCCCCACAGGACCGGGCTGCACCCACCTCTTACACTTTTG ataaggtgtttGGGCCGAGTTGTCAGACAGATTTGGTTTACGAAGACGGAGCTAAGGATGTTGCTATGTCTGCGTTGACAGGCATCAATG CCACCATTTTTGCTTATGGTCAGACTAGCAGTGGCAAGACATATACCATGAGAGGTGTGACAGAGAGTGCTGTTTGTGATATTTACAGGCACATGGAAAAT ACCCCTGAGAGGGAATTTGTTATCAAGATATCTGCTATGGAAATCTACAATGAGGTTGTGAAGGATCTTCTACAACCTGAATCTGGTCCCCTTCGGTTGTTAGATGATCCCGAG AAAGGACCCATCGTGGAGAAGTTGGACGAACAAATTGCCAAGGACAGAGAACATCTGAGGCATCTAATCGGCATTTGCGAAG AACAAAGACAGGTTGGGGAGACTGCACTGAATGACACCAGTTCTCGTTCCCACCAAATCATTAGGCTG ACAGTGGAGAGTAAGCTCCGTGAAGTGTCAGGCTGCGTTAAATCTTTTGTTGCTACTCTA AATTTTGTTGACCTTGCTGGAAGCGAAAGAGTTGCACAAACACATGCAATTGGTGCAAGATTGAAAGAAGGCTGCCATATAAATCTCAGTTTGCTGACTTTGACTAAAGTCATCCGGAAACTAAG CTCAGAGAAAAGAAGTGGACACATACCATATCGTGATTCGAAGCTCACACGTATTTTGCAACTTTCTTTGGGTGGCAATGCAAGAACGGCCATCATCTGTACCATGAGCCCAGCCCTGACACACGTAGAGCAATCTAGAAATACTTTATTCTTTGCAGCATGTGCCAAGGAGGTCACAAATACCGCAAAAGTTAATATG ATTGTTTCTGATAAGCAACTCGTGAAGCACCTTCAAACTGAAGTTGCTAGGCTAGAAGCAGAACTACAAACCCCTGATCGTGCATCCTCTTCTGAGATCCTCAGAATAGAGAAGGACAGGAAAATCAGACAG ATGGAAATAGAAATGGAAGAACTCAAGAAAGAACGAGATAATGCATGTTCACAACTTGAAGAACTACGAAAGAAGATGGGTGACAACCAGCAA GGTTGGAATCCCTTTGACTCACCGCAAAATGCCCGGAAGTGTCTGACATTTTCTGGGTCACTACAGCCTAGTAAAATGATCAAGATAAGGAACTCAATTAGACAATCATCCACTGCTCCCTTAACGCTAAAGCATGAAATTCGCAAACTCGAGCAGCTACAACAGCAGCTTGAGGTTGAAGCGAACCGAGCTATTGAAGTATTACACAAGGAGGTTGAATGCCACAAGCATGGCAACCAAGATGCAGCGGAAACTATCGCTAAGCTTCAGGTAGAAATCAGGGAGATGCAATCCGTTAGACCTGAGAACAGAGACGTTGAGATGATTACAGATGACGGGAATGGGTCTGATTTGAAAGATGAAATCAGTAGACTTCATATGCAAGATAATGATATTGCCAAACTTGAGGCGAAACTAGAAAATGTACAGAAGTCTCTTGATAAATTGGTGATGTCACTTCCAAATGTTGGCACACAGTGTAATGAATCTTCCACAAAGTCCAATGCATCAAAAAAGAAGAGGAGGGTGTTTCTTCCGatgggcatgaacaacataaacaaAGCAATAAGAGCACCTTGCTCTCCGCACTCTTCTAGTAGACCTTCAGAATCGGATGTTGAGAACAAAGCTCCAGATGGCCACACGGTATCTCATGGGGATTCAGAAAAGGCTACTCCCATGAAAAATGAAgagaatggagatgtatcatcacgTGATGGAACACCACGCAATAGGCGATCCAGCTCAGTAAACATGAAGAAGATGCAGAGGATGTTCCAAAATGCAGCTGAAGAAAATGTAAGGAACATCAGGGATTATGTGACCGAGCTGAAGGAGAGAGTGGCGAAACTTCAGTACCAAAAGCAGCTGCTTGTCTGCCAG GTCTTGGAATTGGAATCTAATGAAGGAAAACAAAATGACATGGAAGAAGATCTGGAGGAAACTTCGGGATGTCTACAAGATGGCCTTGAGCCATGGGACGGATTATTTAAGGCGCAGATGCAGCACATTATCCAGCTATGGGATCTCTGTCATGTATCGATCATACACAGAACCCAGTTCTATCGGCTGTTCAGGGGGGATAGGGCTGATCAGATATACATCGAAGTTGAAGTTCGAAGATTGCTATGGTTGCAGCAGCATTTGGACGAAGTTGGTGATGCAAGCCCTGCTGGACCTGGTGATGACCTTGCAGTTTCTCGTGCCTCAAG CATCAAAGTGTTGAGGAATGAGCGAGAATTTCTCGCAAGACGGATGGGCTCCAGGCTGACGGAAGAGGAGAGGGAGCGCCTGTTCATCAAATGGCAGGTCCCCCTCGAGGCGAAGCATCGGAAGCTGCAGCTGGTGAACAAGCTGTGGACAGACCCTGATGATCAAGTGCACATCGAGGAGAGCGCCGACACAGTTGCCCGATTGGTCGGTTTCTGCGAGGGTGGCAACATCAGCAAGGAGATGTTTGAGCTCAACTTCGCGGTCCCCGCATGTAGGAAGCCGTGGCTGATGGGCTGGCGGCCAATTTCGAACAGGATCAAGGAGAGAGCTCAAACTTTGGTAACTCAGACCATCAGGCCATGA